taaataaattcaaagagataGCATGTCCTGGAGAAGTTTGGAGGCAGGGAAGTACTTTAATTATAGACATGAATTTGAAGAGCTGATGTACATCCGTaggaaacattcaataaatacttggtaGTTTGGTCCTGAAACTCCAAAAAAGGGTTCAAAACTGATGACTAGAAAGCAGTCTCTTCTTAAAACCTAAAGAGATGCTAAAGGGAGTGAGTCAACGTAGAGTCTGGCAAGAGCTGGCTAGAGAGTAAGAAATTTTTAACTAGGTAGTTCTCataattttttctcccttccttccaccaACTCACCCTCCcgctttccttcctttcttttctttctttctttgatggaAGAAGTGCCTAGGGAGCTTATTAAAATGCTAATACTTGGCTCCATGAGAGGTGCAGATTTGGGGATGAGAAAGGAGTAGAAATTAATGCAATTATCACTTTCATTTTGATATGGTTAGTTTTTAGCTGACACTTTGAAAAACATTGGCTTATATTAATACAGAAATGCAGACTGAAAAAGCAAGTTGTGATATTAAAATGATGActtgaaaattttactttctgtACTGAAAACAGTTTAAAGATGTACCAGTTTGTACTTGTAGAAGCATGTAGCACTAAGGTTGGGGCAAGGCATCTGTTGTCAACTACTTGGATTCACATTTCAGCTTTACCATTTATTAGTTGTGTTTGAGCATGTTACTTGAAATCTCTcagactgggatgcctgggtggcccaatggttgagtgtctatctttggctcagggtgtgatcctgggattctggggtCGAGTcaaggctccttgcatggagcctgcttctccctctgcctatgtctctgcttctctctgtgtttctgatgaataaataaatgaaaaccttaaaaaaaaaaatctctcggAGTGAGGTGctctaaaataaggataattttCAAGTAAAGTGGCTAACTCAGGGCTGCTTTAAGATTAAAGAGCAGTTAGCATGCagcctgacacataataaatgctcagtaaactTGAACTATTATTCCTTCTACTTGATGTTTGTGTTTTCCAggtttttaaaagagtaaaatggCTACCATATGATTGGGGCCAACACATGACAAATTGATTGTAATGATAtagttttaatttcataaaattgaatattttttatacttagtTTATGTGAACAATcaatatatgactatatataatTGTGAGCtgctaataacttttttttttttccagatgtgtGTTAAAAGAGTTAGAAACATTGGGAAAGGACTTATATGGGGCAAAACTGATTGCACAAAAATGCCAAGTCAGAAATTGTCCCCATTTCAAGAATGCAGTGAGTGGATCAGAATGTCTGCTCTCCATGATTGAAGAGGGAAATCCTCATCATTATTTTGTGGCAACACAGGTGATCATGCTTTTGAAACCAGATTCAattttaatcatttgtatttaaatttcatgTGGAGCTacttataatcagaaaaaaataggtgGAAGTGCTTGGTTAAAatgtttcaactttttaaaatgaagcctTTTAAGTTAATTTACAGTCAATAAAAGCAGTTGTCagtgcacctgggtagctcagttagttaagcatctgcttttggctccagtcatgatcccagggtcctgggttcgagtcccacgttgggcttcctgctctgcagagagcctgcttctccctctccctgccactccctctgcttgtgtgctctctctctgtcaaataaataaaatcttagaaaaaaaaaaaaaagcagttatcATTGGAGAATTTGAGAAGAGAACCTTAAGcataattgatttttcttcttgatgaggttctttgttttttgttttttgttttttttaatacatttattgggcagcccgggtggctcagcagcttagtgctgccttcagcccagggtgtgattctggagacctgggatcgagtcccacatcaggctcctgcctggagcctgcttctccctctgcctgtgtctctgcctctctctctctctttctctctctctcattaataaataaataaaatctttaaaaaaataaaataaatacaattattgaCAAAGATATGATTGTATGTTTCAGGGTTCTTGAAGGGAAAATATGTGGAGCAAAGATTTTACATTCTGTGTTCATCAGTGTTTTTTCGTGTTCTTATAGTTCATATTTTTTCTCAGAAAGTCATGTTTCATATTACTTGAAATTGTGCTACCAATATAGAACTGTTTCTGACTTTTAAAGAttaggaaggggaaagagagactcTCAGGATTGATGTTAACAAAGAAGTTCACATATAtacaaatttgtttaaatatgcttAGAATTATAAAATCATACAATTAGATGCAGAGCTGAATCTAGAATCTGAGTCAGCTAATTCTTTGTTGCTGTTCCTTCATCCTCTGTTAACATTCTTATCCCTTTTTGAAGTATGTCTTAGAGTAGAAACATGGGGCATTGCCTAATACATTTACCTTTGGGTTAGTTTGTAATTTGTGGTGCTACATAATGATGTCTGGTTCACATTGTTGCCTCTTAACTGTGTTCAGATTTCAtggttgtccttttttttttttttttaaatcataaagtaTACTCCCATTAGTGAAACCGACATACTGATTTGAAAAGTAAAACTtgtggacagccctggtggcttagcagtttagcactgccttcagcctggggtgtgatcctggagacccaggatcgagtcccacatcaggatccctgcatggagcctgcttctccttctgcctgtgtcgtctctgcttctctctctctctgtctctctctctctctcctgagtaaataaataaaatcttaaaaaaaaaagtaaagtaaaacttgtgatctcttttatttttactatttaaggCATCGTATTTAATTGGCTTGTTTAATTAATATCTGAACTAaacaattctttttccttttaataggATCAGAATTTGTCtatgaaagtaaagaaaaagccTGGAGTTCCTCTCATGTTTATTATTCAGAACACAATAGTCTTGGACAAACCTTCTCCCAAAACAGTTGCTTTTGTTAAAGCAGTAGAGTCAGGTCAGCTTGTCTCCGTGCATGAGAAACAAAGTATCAAGCAACTCAAAGAAGAACAGGGTTTAGTGAAAAACCCTgaacagagaagaagaaagaaacacaagaaaataagTGGCCCCAATCCTCTTAGCtgtttgaagaaaaagaagaaagcacaggatacaaaatcatctgcttctgaaaagaaaagaaaaagaaaaagaattcggAACAGATCTATCTCAAAAGTACTTTCTGAAAAGCAGAATGCAGAATGATAATTCTTTGAATACTTTTTAGACACTCATGTGAAaaccaaatttctttttaaaactgtggAAGTATTTACAataaaagactattatttttataaatagatatTGACCCATAAGCCTTTgagtaaaattatttatattaaaaaacactCTTTCAGTATAAAACTGTTGTCTCTTTGTCTCACCATAGCCCTATACCCTCTAACATTATATGCAAATAgtgttaaaaaatacaaaagacttGTATTTTTTACAACAAGAGGTTGTCCCCTTTCACATTCACAGAAAGTCTTCATTCAATTCACATAGTGGTTGTAAAATTTATACTTCCAAATAATAAGAATATGCTGCTACCTTTTCGTCCATCTGTTACTTGACTTTCTACTATAAAGtggaaattttgcttttattactcCTCCACATTTCTAATATATTAATACTTTAGTCtttataaataaagcattttcattattatgactATAAACTTTGCCATGCTATGATTGAATTTATTTCCTGTACTACTTTGTTATTCTGAAAGTTAATGTCCTCATTTTCTTTAAGTCTCTGACTAGGCTTTGCCTCATTTTCCAATAACTCTGTAAAGAaacttaggattttctatatgaTAATGTGAGAGAATTCCTCACTCCAGGAGATACTCCTAGAGTCCTCTGTCCTCCAATGTAGGAAGGTTTTCTGCCAGCTATGTTGCTCAGCTGTCATCCAAGCACTTCTTGCCCTTATCCAGAAACTTACTTTGTCATTTCTGTTTCTTAGGTTTTTGTACTCTTTCTTGGTTTTCCCTTTGCTCTAGTGAAGCATGGAGTGTGTAGGTAGAACATTTTTTGAGGCTCAACCAATGTTTATCTTCATTTGTTGCACTAATAATCTagcaagataattttttttaatttattttatttttttaaagatttttttttttttttaagattttatttattcatgagagacacagaaagagaggcagagacacaggcagaggagaagcaggctcactgtggggaccTCAATGTGGGATaagctcccaggaccccaggaccatgacctgagccaaagggagatgctcaaccactaagccacccaggtgccccaagataattactttaaaaaaaaaaaaaaactttaaagtaaTATCTGCACCCAACATGATACTtgaagtcacaaccctgagatcaagtgttgcaaGCTCTATTCTACTAACTCAGGCAACCCTAACAagatagttctttaaaaaaaaaaaaaaaaaaaatatatatatatatatatattttactatatatatatatgctatatatagtaaaatatatatatatatattattttttttttgacacagcacaagcaggtggagcagcagaggaagaagaagcagactccccacttaacagggagccagatggacatgaggcttgatctcgatcctgagatcatgacctgagccaaaagcagatgcttaccacctgagccatccaggtgccccccttttaaaaaaaaatatttatttttttgacacacAGCAcaagaggggcaggagagggagaggcagactccctgctgagcagggagcctgaagatAATCCTTGATTGAGGATCATTTCACTCAGTTCCCCTAGAGAGTCTCTTAATTGTTTATAGGGTCCAAGGGGGAAAAacgaaaactatttttattttttttacttccatttgtCCACTAAGAAAGTAAATGTTAAATTCAATagcaaaattccaaaataatacTCTAAGATTGGTTATGAATGTAAATTAAAGGGTGTCTAAGAGGTCACCAGAATTTAATAGattttgggacacctaggtggctcagtgattgagcatctacctttggctcaaatcatgatcccggggtgctgggattgagttctgccagtctccctgcagggagcctgcttctccctctgcctatgtctctgtctctctctctctctgtgtctcatgaataaataaagtcttaaaaaaatagaacttaacAGGTTATGTAgtaaatacatttgaattttttaataaaatgtctgAATGGCTGATTCTATTAGGAATCTATTAggaataaaattgtctttttcaGCCCTCTCCCCAATTGTTTTAATTATCCACCAGACCAAAATTACAATGTTTCTGTGCTGTACTATTGAAATATAAAGTTGGAAAAGTGGAATCTGATCTTTAACGCCTGACTTTGTACTGCCTATGACACCTTTGAATGGTGGTTCTGAATCAGTATCCCTAGGGTTTCATGATCAGGTATGAAGTACatcatgaataaattcttttttttcatgaataaattcttaatgactaaaattatgtttcttaaatttgagACCAATTACATTTTTCTACAGAAATATTCACAGTGGAATTCAGAGATGCTTTTTTGGGGTAGAAAGTGAAGTTTCAGCCTTAAGTACACCAGGAATAACATTCAGGTTGTATTACCTAGCAAGCTAGGTTAGTGCTTGATTGTCATTGCATAATTCTGTTTTAAACTcttaatgaacattttttaaaaagaaggaaaagatactgggaaaaaatgaatatagcTCTATAGTTTCTGTGAGGAGAAAAAACTGTCAAGAGTGATGAGAGGATTACCAAATCAAATGTAGACAAAGTGATAAAATGGATGAAATGTACACTGATGATATTTTCAATATACTAAAATGCATGTTTtgggtatttctctttttaacaaattttattgtgatttataataagtacatatatatttggtttttggCTCACAGCTCCCCAAACCgagaatttcctaagtgatgagaacTTAAAGGTGTCTCATGTTGAAATGGTTTTGAGAGATATCTAAGGATGGCAGCTGGTTACCTTTGGAGCCAatcatgtgattagagggttggaatttCTAGTACCACCCCACCCCTAACCTGTGGGGAGAGGTAACAGGTAGAATGGTCactgatttaatcaatcatggttatgtaatgaagcctctatAAAAACCCACTGGGActgggtttggagagcttccaggttaaTAAACAAGCGGAGATTGGGGAGGGTGACCCACTGGGAGAGGGCTTGGAAGCTCCTACCCTTTCCCCATATCTTGCCCTATGcgtctcttccatctggctgttcttgagttata
The nucleotide sequence above comes from Canis lupus baileyi chromosome 14, mCanLup2.hap1, whole genome shotgun sequence. Encoded proteins:
- the UTP23 gene encoding rRNA-processing protein UTP23 homolog, with the translated sequence MKITRQKHAKKHLSFFRNNFGVREPYQILLDGTFCQAALRGRIQLREQLPRYLMGETQLCTTRCVLKELETLGKDLYGAKLIAQKCQVRNCPHFKNAVSGSECLLSMIEEGNPHHYFVATQDQNLSMKVKKKPGVPLMFIIQNTIVLDKPSPKTVAFVKAVESGQLVSVHEKQSIKQLKEEQGLVKNPEQRRRKKHKKISGPNPLSCLKKKKKAQDTKSSASEKKRKRKRIRNRSISKVLSEKQNAE